The Henckelia pumila isolate YLH828 chromosome 2, ASM3356847v2, whole genome shotgun sequence genome includes a window with the following:
- the LOC140882303 gene encoding patatin-like protein 2 isoform X2 — MEVASKESSQLLSLSFLNLNFSLLQELDGDNARLADYFDVIGGTSTGGLVTAMITAPDQNNRPLYAAKGIKPFYLENCPKIFPQTHSLFPFGKLFKSLWGPLYNGRHLHSVLKEELRDIKLSQALTNVVIPAFDIKRLQPVIFSTYEAKRCTWLDAKLSDICISTSAAPTFLPGHEFKTTDENGYDYEYNLIDGGVAANNPTLIAITEVTKHMFDKNVDISQIKPADYPRLLTISIGTGAAKVEEKYDSRIASKWGILDWLLHGGTTPLLEIFTQASADMVDFHNALIFQAFFSEDNYLRIQDDTLSGIENSVDVATIENLERLATIGEKLLSDPISRVNVMTGLSVPVKNGGTNANALKRFAGILSTERKLRQLEKENKGKMPQLNNIVNRQKRQMKPRSKINIHTKGFMAYPNMCSLKALSPRSTVLSMSLI, encoded by the exons ATGGAGGTGGCATCAAAGGAATCATCCCAGCTGTTATCCTTGAGTTTCTTGAATCTCAACTTCAg CTTGTTGCAGGAACTTGATGGAGACAATGCGAGACTGGCGGATTACTTCGACGTGATCGGGGGGACTAGCACGGGCGGCCTGGTCACGGCCATGATCACGGCTCCCGATCAAAATAATCGACCCCTTTACGCCGCCAAAGGCATCAAGCCTTTCTACTTGGAGAATTGTCCCAAAATCTTCCCACAAACTCA CTCCTTGTTTCCTTTCGGGAAATTGTTCAAATCACTGTGGGGACCTTTGTACAACGGGAGACATCTTCATAGCGTATTGAAGGAAGAGTTGAGAGATATAAAGTTAAGCCAAGCTCTAACAAACGTGGTGATTCCAGCTTTTGACATCAAGCGTCTGCAGCCTGTGATATTTTCCACTTACGAG GCAAAAAGATGCACGTGGTTGGATGCTAAATTGTCGGACATTTGCATAAGTACATCGGCAGCTCCAACATTTCTCCCCGGCCATGAATTCAAGACAACTGATGAAAATGGCTACGACTACGAGTACAATCTCATTGATGGTGGCGTTGCTGCTAATAATCCG ACATTGATTGCTATAACTGAGGTGACAAAACACATGTTTGACAAGAATGTCGACATATCCCAAATAAAACCAGCGGACTACCCTCGTCTTCTAACGATATCGATAGGGACGGGTGCGGCCAAGGTCGAGGAGAAGTACGACAGCAGAATCGCTAGCAAATGGGGTATCCTAGATTGGCTGCTTCACGGAGGAACCACGCCGTTGCTTGAGATATTCACTCAAGCCAGTGCAGACATGGTCGATTTTCACAATGCCTTGATTTTCCAAGCTTTTTTCTCCGAGGATAATTACCTAAGAATTCAA GATGATACGCTAAGTGGGATTGAAAATTCAGTGGACGTAGCAACAATAGAAAACTTGGAGAGACTTGCCACCATTGGTGAGAAGCTTCTAAGTGATCCGATTTCAAGGGTTAATGTCATGACGGGTTTATCCGTACCCGTTAAAAATGGTGGCACGAATGCAAATGCTCTCAAAAG ATTTGCTGGTATATTGTCTACCGAAAGGAAACTTCGACAGTTGGAGAAAGAAAACAAAGGAAAAATGCCACAACTGAACAATATTGTGAACAGACAAAAGAGACAAATGAAGCCACGATCGAAGATCAATATTCATACCAAGGGATTCATGGCTTACCCCAATATGTGTTCCCTTAAAGCTCTTAGCCCCCGTAGTACAGTGTTATCCATGTCATTGATCTGA
- the LOC140882303 gene encoding patatin-like protein 2 isoform X1 yields MDKNSSLHEQPISDPPINQRFITVLSIDGGGIKGIIPAVILEFLESQLQELDGDNARLADYFDVIGGTSTGGLVTAMITAPDQNNRPLYAAKGIKPFYLENCPKIFPQTHSLFPFGKLFKSLWGPLYNGRHLHSVLKEELRDIKLSQALTNVVIPAFDIKRLQPVIFSTYEAKRCTWLDAKLSDICISTSAAPTFLPGHEFKTTDENGYDYEYNLIDGGVAANNPTLIAITEVTKHMFDKNVDISQIKPADYPRLLTISIGTGAAKVEEKYDSRIASKWGILDWLLHGGTTPLLEIFTQASADMVDFHNALIFQAFFSEDNYLRIQDDTLSGIENSVDVATIENLERLATIGEKLLSDPISRVNVMTGLSVPVKNGGTNANALKRFAGILSTERKLRQLEKENKGKMPQLNNIVNRQKRQMKPRSKINIHTKGFMAYPNMCSLKALSPRSTVLSMSLI; encoded by the exons ATGGATAAAAATTCATCCCTTCATGAGCAACCAATATCTGATCCTCCAATAAACCAGAGATTCATTACAGTCCTCAGTATTGATGGAGGTGGCATCAAAGGAATCATCCCAGCTGTTATCCTTGAGTTTCTTGAATCTCAACTTCAg GAACTTGATGGAGACAATGCGAGACTGGCGGATTACTTCGACGTGATCGGGGGGACTAGCACGGGCGGCCTGGTCACGGCCATGATCACGGCTCCCGATCAAAATAATCGACCCCTTTACGCCGCCAAAGGCATCAAGCCTTTCTACTTGGAGAATTGTCCCAAAATCTTCCCACAAACTCA CTCCTTGTTTCCTTTCGGGAAATTGTTCAAATCACTGTGGGGACCTTTGTACAACGGGAGACATCTTCATAGCGTATTGAAGGAAGAGTTGAGAGATATAAAGTTAAGCCAAGCTCTAACAAACGTGGTGATTCCAGCTTTTGACATCAAGCGTCTGCAGCCTGTGATATTTTCCACTTACGAG GCAAAAAGATGCACGTGGTTGGATGCTAAATTGTCGGACATTTGCATAAGTACATCGGCAGCTCCAACATTTCTCCCCGGCCATGAATTCAAGACAACTGATGAAAATGGCTACGACTACGAGTACAATCTCATTGATGGTGGCGTTGCTGCTAATAATCCG ACATTGATTGCTATAACTGAGGTGACAAAACACATGTTTGACAAGAATGTCGACATATCCCAAATAAAACCAGCGGACTACCCTCGTCTTCTAACGATATCGATAGGGACGGGTGCGGCCAAGGTCGAGGAGAAGTACGACAGCAGAATCGCTAGCAAATGGGGTATCCTAGATTGGCTGCTTCACGGAGGAACCACGCCGTTGCTTGAGATATTCACTCAAGCCAGTGCAGACATGGTCGATTTTCACAATGCCTTGATTTTCCAAGCTTTTTTCTCCGAGGATAATTACCTAAGAATTCAA GATGATACGCTAAGTGGGATTGAAAATTCAGTGGACGTAGCAACAATAGAAAACTTGGAGAGACTTGCCACCATTGGTGAGAAGCTTCTAAGTGATCCGATTTCAAGGGTTAATGTCATGACGGGTTTATCCGTACCCGTTAAAAATGGTGGCACGAATGCAAATGCTCTCAAAAG ATTTGCTGGTATATTGTCTACCGAAAGGAAACTTCGACAGTTGGAGAAAGAAAACAAAGGAAAAATGCCACAACTGAACAATATTGTGAACAGACAAAAGAGACAAATGAAGCCACGATCGAAGATCAATATTCATACCAAGGGATTCATGGCTTACCCCAATATGTGTTCCCTTAAAGCTCTTAGCCCCCGTAGTACAGTGTTATCCATGTCATTGATCTGA